One genomic segment of Mesoterricola silvestris includes these proteins:
- a CDS encoding ParA family protein translates to MTARIIALANQKGGVGKTTSAINLAASLAMMEKLVLLVDFDPQGHSTTGLGFPKPDNRAGSYALMKGAPVEALILTTEVPMLQVVPAGKDLAQLEFELFELPELQVLRRALQPVLDKFDYILIDPPPSLGMITLNALTAADEVIIPMPCEFLAMDGLAELVETIRRIQAGPNAALKLGGILLTMAEERTNLGSAVASEVRAAFPGKVFQTQIPRNIRLAEAPSHGKPVAFYDLRSKGAQAYLNLAKEWLGIEEPLIPRGPA, encoded by the coding sequence ATGACCGCCAGGATCATCGCGTTGGCCAATCAGAAGGGCGGCGTCGGCAAGACGACGTCAGCCATCAATCTGGCCGCATCCCTGGCCATGATGGAAAAGCTCGTGCTCCTGGTGGACTTCGATCCCCAGGGCCACAGCACCACCGGCCTGGGTTTCCCCAAGCCCGACAACCGCGCCGGTTCCTATGCCCTCATGAAGGGCGCGCCGGTGGAGGCCCTCATCCTCACCACCGAGGTGCCCATGCTCCAGGTGGTGCCCGCGGGCAAGGACCTGGCCCAGCTGGAATTCGAGCTCTTCGAACTGCCCGAGCTGCAGGTGCTGCGCCGGGCCCTGCAGCCCGTCCTGGACAAATTCGACTACATTCTCATCGACCCCCCGCCCAGCCTGGGCATGATCACCCTGAACGCCCTGACCGCGGCCGACGAGGTGATCATCCCCATGCCCTGCGAATTCCTCGCCATGGACGGCCTGGCGGAACTGGTGGAGACCATCCGCCGCATCCAGGCCGGACCCAACGCCGCCCTCAAGCTGGGCGGCATCCTGCTCACCATGGCCGAGGAGCGCACGAACCTGGGCTCGGCGGTGGCGTCGGAGGTGCGGGCCGCCTTCCCCGGCAAGGTCTTCCAGACCCAGATCCCCCGCAACATCCGCCTGGCCGAAGCGCCCAGCCATGGCAAGCCCGTGGCCTTCTACGACCTCAGGTCCAAGGGGGCCCAGGCGTACCTGAACCTGGCCAAGGAGTGGCTGGGGATCGAAGAACCCCTCATCCCGCGAGGACCCGCATGA
- a CDS encoding ParB/RepB/Spo0J family partition protein: protein MTTPKRPALGRGLTSLMSQLAPEDTSNREVPVGSLVANRHQPRLHFDEALLDDLAASLKTHGMVQPIVARKVGDRYEIIAGERRWRAAKRAGLATVPVVIKDVPDDRLLEFALVENIQRQELNPIEEAKAYFQLGEHLRLTQEQVADRVGKSRPQVANTLRLLRLPTRVQEMVSFAKLSTGHAKVLLGVDDARVLDQLADEVVDKQLSVRALETRVHKLARTVKGKARRHHPHAVFIKAAAEELTQAWRTRVEIKPRGKGGSLQIHYGSEAELDRIFEGLKKGPGSR from the coding sequence ATGACCACCCCCAAACGACCCGCCCTGGGCCGGGGCCTCACCTCCCTCATGAGCCAGTTGGCCCCCGAGGACACCAGCAACCGCGAAGTGCCCGTGGGCTCCCTGGTGGCCAACCGCCACCAGCCCCGCCTCCACTTCGACGAGGCGCTCCTGGACGACCTGGCCGCGAGCCTCAAGACCCACGGCATGGTGCAGCCCATCGTCGCCCGGAAGGTGGGCGACCGGTACGAGATCATCGCCGGCGAGCGCCGGTGGAGGGCCGCCAAGCGCGCCGGCCTGGCCACGGTCCCCGTGGTCATCAAGGACGTGCCCGACGACCGCCTCCTGGAATTCGCCCTGGTGGAGAACATCCAGCGCCAGGAGCTGAACCCCATCGAGGAGGCCAAGGCCTACTTCCAGCTGGGCGAACACCTCCGCCTCACCCAGGAACAGGTGGCCGACCGCGTGGGCAAGTCCCGCCCCCAGGTGGCCAACACCCTCCGGCTCCTTCGCCTGCCCACCCGGGTCCAGGAAATGGTGTCCTTCGCCAAGCTTTCCACCGGCCACGCCAAGGTGCTCCTGGGGGTGGACGATGCCCGGGTCCTGGACCAGCTGGCCGACGAAGTGGTGGACAAGCAGCTCAGCGTCCGGGCTTTGGAAACCCGGGTGCACAAGCTCGCCCGCACCGTGAAGGGCAAGGCCCGGCGCCACCATCCGCATGCAGTATTCATTAAAGCCGCGGCCGAGGAACTCACCCAGGCCTGGCGGACCCGCGTGGAGATCAAGCCCCGCGGCAAGGGCGGTTCGCTCCAGATCCACTACGGCAGCGAAGCGGAGCTGGACCGCATCTTCGAAGGCTTGAAAAAGGGGCCGGGAAGCCGCTAA
- the accD gene encoding acetyl-CoA carboxylase, carboxyltransferase subunit beta → MSWFIKKRQQKTAVEERTVRVPEGLWVKCDACRELIYRAELANTRNVCPKCGYHFRIGVAERLESVMDPGYEERFGELQSGDPLAFSAAKPYADQLRKLKGLGHDHDAVLVVEGTLKGHPVVMGVMDWDFLAASMGSVVGEKLRLGAELALAKGCAFIIVSCSGGARMQEGALSLMQMAKVSAALARLDSAGLPYLSILTDPTTGGVSASYAMLGDLNIAEPKALIGFAGPRVIEQTIKQTLPEGFQRSEFLQSHGMVDKVVPRDRLRDFVATALDWMTEPHG, encoded by the coding sequence ATGTCCTGGTTCATCAAGAAGCGTCAGCAGAAGACCGCGGTGGAAGAACGCACCGTCAGGGTTCCCGAAGGGTTGTGGGTCAAGTGCGACGCCTGCCGTGAGCTGATCTACCGCGCCGAGCTCGCCAACACGCGCAACGTCTGCCCCAAGTGCGGCTACCACTTCCGCATCGGCGTCGCCGAGCGCCTGGAGTCCGTCATGGACCCCGGCTACGAGGAGCGCTTCGGCGAACTGCAGAGCGGCGATCCCCTGGCCTTTTCCGCCGCCAAGCCCTACGCCGACCAGCTCCGGAAGCTCAAGGGCCTGGGCCATGACCACGACGCCGTGCTCGTGGTGGAGGGGACCCTCAAGGGCCACCCGGTGGTCATGGGGGTCATGGACTGGGATTTCCTCGCCGCCAGCATGGGCAGCGTGGTGGGCGAGAAGCTCCGCCTGGGCGCGGAGCTTGCGCTGGCCAAGGGCTGCGCCTTCATCATCGTGAGCTGCTCCGGCGGCGCGCGCATGCAGGAGGGGGCCCTGTCCCTCATGCAGATGGCCAAGGTGAGCGCGGCCCTGGCCCGGCTGGACTCCGCGGGCCTGCCCTACCTCTCCATCCTCACGGACCCCACCACCGGCGGGGTCAGCGCCAGCTACGCCATGCTGGGCGACCTGAACATCGCCGAGCCCAAGGCCCTCATCGGGTTCGCGGGACCCCGGGTCATCGAGCAGACAATCAAGCAGACCCTCCCCGAGGGCTTCCAGCGCTCCGAGTTCCTCCAGTCCCACGGCATGGTGGACAAGGTGGTGCCCCGGGACCGCCTGCGGGACTTCGTGGCCACGGCCCTGGACTGGATGACCGAACCCCATGGGTGA
- a CDS encoding bifunctional folylpolyglutamate synthase/dihydrofolate synthase has translation MGDLPRVRMLEARGHWGIKCGLENPRGLLARLGHPETSCPVILVAGTNGKGSTGAFLVNALRACGLRAGWTTSPHLVSPGERIWIDGAGLDAVHLDALLGDAFAAETSLGIQATYFELMIASAFLAFREAALDIAVVEVGMGGRWDATNASDPMITVLTNVEMDHMQYLGPTREAIAREKLCAARQGRPLVLGPRLDPAWVWPLLECRPVLHPAPPMEIGTLAWDHSVVEGHRVPLAGAHQVENLATAWEVLRRLGLPEARAWEGIGRTAWPGRLWPIPGLPGVTMDGAHNLDGARRLADHAVATGIHPHLYFAAMGDKDLAGMRDELARMGPERVTLVLGQNPRYATAQALRAVWGEACEVLDIEQAAVRLRAPEATPRLVSGSLYFIGDLLRALGIDPRLRGE, from the coding sequence ATGGGTGACCTGCCCCGGGTGCGGATGCTCGAGGCCCGGGGGCACTGGGGCATCAAGTGCGGACTGGAGAATCCCAGGGGCCTGCTGGCCCGCTTGGGCCACCCGGAAACCAGCTGCCCGGTGATCCTCGTGGCCGGCACCAACGGCAAGGGCTCCACCGGCGCCTTCCTGGTGAACGCCCTGCGGGCCTGCGGCCTGCGCGCCGGGTGGACCACCTCCCCCCACCTGGTTTCGCCGGGCGAACGCATCTGGATCGACGGCGCCGGCCTGGATGCCGTTCACCTGGACGCCCTCCTGGGTGACGCCTTTGCCGCGGAAACCTCCCTGGGCATCCAGGCCACCTATTTCGAACTGATGATCGCCTCGGCCTTCCTGGCCTTCCGGGAAGCCGCCCTGGATATCGCCGTGGTGGAGGTGGGCATGGGGGGCCGCTGGGACGCCACCAACGCCTCCGACCCCATGATCACCGTGCTGACCAACGTGGAGATGGACCACATGCAGTACCTGGGCCCCACCCGGGAGGCCATCGCCCGGGAGAAGCTCTGCGCGGCCCGCCAGGGACGGCCCCTGGTGCTGGGCCCCCGTCTGGATCCCGCCTGGGTGTGGCCTCTGCTGGAATGCAGGCCCGTCCTCCATCCCGCCCCCCCCATGGAAATCGGGACCCTCGCCTGGGACCACAGCGTGGTGGAGGGCCACCGGGTTCCCCTGGCGGGGGCCCACCAGGTGGAGAACCTGGCCACCGCCTGGGAAGTGCTCCGCCGCCTCGGCCTGCCCGAAGCCCGCGCCTGGGAGGGCATCGGCCGCACCGCCTGGCCGGGCCGCCTCTGGCCCATCCCGGGCCTGCCGGGCGTGACCATGGACGGCGCCCACAACCTGGACGGCGCCCGGCGCCTGGCGGACCACGCCGTGGCCACGGGCATCCACCCCCACCTCTATTTCGCCGCCATGGGGGACAAGGATCTCGCCGGCATGCGGGACGAGCTGGCCCGCATGGGCCCCGAGCGCGTCACCCTGGTCCTGGGCCAGAACCCCCGCTATGCCACGGCCCAGGCCCTTCGCGCCGTGTGGGGCGAGGCCTGCGAGGTGCTGGACATCGAACAAGCAGCCGTTCGGCTCAGGGCCCCCGAAGCCACCCCCCGCTTGGTTTCCGGCTCCCTGTATTTCATCGGCGACCTGCTCCGGGCCCTGGGCATCGACCCGCGCCTGCGGGGGGAATGA
- a CDS encoding TonB-dependent receptor → MRVFLDGASATLENHEMNALPRYIRFAALALVAGAPLLAQQATGALKGRVADAKGNPKAGVVVTITNPRTSFVRSGATDANGLFAFVALPLGEYQITYAQGGQSFRSQATVVLGQDTFANFLKWPAAQAGATVEILATSAQAEAIDTSSAQMGTTVGQDVITSLPIVSRDINQAALLAPGVQIVSGSQVDPTKKAFSYITTGDGMGRGTSFAVDGADNNSTDVGGYVLSVPIDAIAEFQVVTNQYKAEFGRSTAGFFNVVTKSGTNDFTGLLSAQYTNQSMRARVTDEGTKNDNTKGSYAFTVSGPIIKDKLFYMVSAERQQSTDASFPFQPYALSLYPELAGTRQESLKRTVYAKVDWNLSQDSNLSLNYGTSQDKIAHQGFPRTTSFAGNIPPSALGTDRDQTWAAGARWTWNINSNLVLESHYSYFSYANFISPDSQGAPGNGSPAAVLDYVNSGSYSAVIPSPYPGHRSDSQNWGWGGIDPNALQNTGIKRGEWKNELTWITGSHTFKGGVDYQRTTYADQQLFFGETGIYRMVVEGVDPVTGQVINYKTGWDSTVSANQNVVAVAFVANGLQKGIDYKQYGVYLQDDWTINPNWSVYIGARLDWDTQLDYLKDRYSDIYAYIHQYNPILSGMDGNAPTGKKYFEPRVQALYRPYGDDKLVIKFGAGRFVAQVIDNVTGFSRGLSNLSNGLPIRARNSAAFAYNHITPFSSGNVPNFSAGSTIGVANGHAIVLPVDLTPYNYANNVGGLRDYFRNTVNSWLSTATPETGGKSLLSSDFQYPTTDAFNVGFAYRFNERSGVDVTLVYSKSRHLTTQLAGPDGSSPNLVEVDANGNDLADTIFFSNQTASMKQLQAKYSYADANNSFIFSVTFKEAKSSEGGAGGAFDASGNTGGLYGEGAQYNWKTSSERISAGTDRIEGSFAYSHKFDFGTMVSFLGSWHSGKAYDVTQQYNNELGVAGGADQTHPIEYIGTEYGAWNLDISAKIAHRFQLTKAVSIEPYIAIQNLLNNYDYGANYDGIKINSDGSPNTSPSPFSGFGKRGQAFQANQPRNYAIGARVTF, encoded by the coding sequence TTGCGTGTCTTTCTCGACGGCGCTTCCGCCACCCTGGAGAACCACGAAATGAACGCACTTCCCCGCTACATCCGCTTTGCCGCGTTGGCCCTGGTGGCCGGCGCGCCCCTGCTCGCCCAACAGGCGACCGGCGCCCTCAAGGGCCGGGTCGCCGACGCCAAAGGCAATCCCAAAGCCGGGGTGGTGGTCACCATCACCAATCCCCGGACCTCCTTCGTGCGGTCCGGCGCCACCGACGCCAACGGCCTTTTCGCCTTCGTCGCCCTGCCCCTGGGCGAGTACCAGATCACCTATGCCCAGGGTGGCCAGTCCTTCCGGAGCCAGGCCACCGTCGTCCTGGGCCAGGACACCTTCGCCAATTTCCTGAAATGGCCCGCGGCCCAGGCCGGCGCCACCGTGGAAATCCTGGCCACCTCCGCCCAGGCCGAAGCAATCGACACGTCCTCCGCCCAGATGGGCACCACGGTGGGCCAGGACGTCATCACCTCCCTGCCCATCGTGAGCCGGGACATCAACCAGGCCGCCCTGCTGGCCCCGGGTGTCCAGATCGTCTCCGGTTCCCAGGTGGACCCAACCAAGAAGGCCTTCTCCTACATCACCACCGGCGACGGCATGGGCCGCGGCACCAGCTTCGCGGTGGACGGCGCCGACAACAACTCCACCGACGTGGGCGGCTACGTCCTCTCCGTGCCCATCGACGCCATCGCCGAATTCCAGGTGGTGACCAACCAGTACAAGGCGGAATTCGGCAGGTCCACCGCCGGATTCTTCAACGTGGTGACCAAGTCCGGCACCAACGATTTCACCGGTCTCCTTTCCGCCCAGTACACCAACCAGTCCATGCGGGCAAGGGTCACCGACGAGGGCACCAAGAACGACAACACCAAGGGCAGCTATGCCTTCACGGTGTCGGGACCCATCATCAAGGACAAGCTCTTCTACATGGTCTCGGCGGAACGCCAGCAGTCCACGGACGCCTCCTTCCCCTTCCAGCCCTACGCCCTCAGCCTCTATCCCGAACTGGCCGGGACCCGCCAGGAGAGCCTGAAGCGCACCGTCTACGCCAAGGTGGACTGGAACCTCTCCCAGGACTCCAACCTCAGCCTCAACTACGGAACCAGCCAGGACAAGATCGCCCACCAGGGCTTCCCCCGCACCACATCCTTCGCGGGCAACATCCCCCCGTCGGCCCTGGGCACGGACCGGGACCAGACCTGGGCCGCCGGCGCGCGGTGGACCTGGAACATCAATTCCAACCTGGTCCTGGAAAGCCACTACAGCTATTTCAGCTACGCCAACTTCATCTCCCCCGACTCCCAGGGGGCGCCCGGCAACGGATCCCCCGCCGCGGTCCTGGACTACGTGAACAGCGGCAGCTACAGCGCCGTCATCCCCTCCCCCTACCCGGGGCACCGCTCCGACTCCCAGAACTGGGGATGGGGCGGCATCGACCCCAATGCCCTGCAGAACACCGGCATCAAGCGCGGGGAGTGGAAGAACGAACTCACCTGGATCACCGGCTCCCACACCTTCAAGGGCGGCGTGGACTACCAGCGCACCACCTACGCGGACCAGCAGCTGTTCTTCGGGGAGACGGGCATCTACCGCATGGTGGTCGAGGGCGTGGACCCCGTGACGGGCCAGGTCATCAACTACAAGACGGGCTGGGACAGCACCGTCTCGGCCAACCAGAACGTCGTGGCGGTGGCCTTCGTGGCCAACGGCCTCCAGAAGGGCATCGACTACAAGCAGTACGGCGTCTACCTTCAGGACGACTGGACCATCAATCCGAACTGGAGCGTGTACATCGGCGCGCGCCTGGACTGGGACACCCAGCTGGACTACCTGAAGGACCGGTATTCCGACATCTACGCCTACATCCACCAGTACAACCCCATCCTGTCCGGCATGGACGGCAACGCGCCCACGGGCAAGAAGTACTTCGAACCCCGGGTGCAGGCCCTCTACCGTCCCTATGGGGATGACAAGCTGGTCATCAAGTTCGGCGCGGGGCGCTTCGTGGCCCAGGTGATCGACAACGTCACCGGGTTCAGCCGCGGCCTCTCCAACCTTTCCAACGGCCTGCCCATCCGCGCCCGCAATTCGGCGGCCTTCGCCTACAACCACATCACGCCGTTCAGTTCGGGAAACGTCCCGAACTTCAGCGCGGGCAGCACCATCGGCGTCGCCAACGGCCACGCCATCGTCCTGCCGGTGGACCTGACCCCCTACAACTATGCCAACAACGTGGGCGGCCTCCGGGACTACTTCCGCAACACCGTGAACAGCTGGCTTTCCACCGCCACCCCGGAAACGGGCGGCAAGAGCCTGCTTTCCAGTGACTTCCAGTACCCGACCACCGACGCCTTCAATGTGGGGTTCGCCTACCGCTTCAATGAGCGCAGCGGCGTTGACGTCACCCTCGTCTACTCCAAGAGCCGGCACCTCACCACCCAGTTGGCCGGCCCCGACGGCTCGTCGCCCAACCTCGTGGAGGTGGATGCGAACGGGAACGACCTGGCCGACACCATCTTCTTCTCCAACCAGACCGCCAGCATGAAGCAGCTCCAGGCGAAGTACTCCTACGCCGACGCCAACAACAGCTTCATCTTCTCCGTGACGTTCAAGGAGGCCAAGTCCTCCGAGGGCGGCGCCGGCGGCGCCTTCGACGCCTCCGGAAACACCGGCGGCCTCTATGGGGAAGGCGCCCAGTACAACTGGAAGACCAGTTCCGAGCGCATCAGCGCCGGCACCGATCGCATCGAAGGATCCTTCGCCTACTCCCACAAGTTCGACTTCGGCACCATGGTCTCGTTCCTGGGCTCCTGGCATTCCGGCAAGGCCTACGACGTGACCCAGCAGTACAACAACGAGCTGGGGGTCGCCGGCGGTGCCGACCAGACCCACCCCATCGAGTACATCGGGACGGAGTATGGCGCCTGGAACCTGGATATCAGCGCCAAGATCGCCCACCGGTTCCAGCTGACCAAGGCCGTCAGCATCGAACCCTACATCGCAATCCAGAACCTGCTCAACAACTACGACTACGGCGCCAACTACGACGGCATCAAGATCAACAGCGACGGCTCCCCCAACACCAGCCCGTCGCCCTTCTCGGGCTTCGGCAAGCGCGGGCAGGCCTTCCAGGCCAACCAGCCCCGGAACTACGCCATCGGCGCCCGGGTCACCTTCTGA
- a CDS encoding twin-arginine translocation signal domain-containing protein, whose protein sequence is MILTRRTFLQTAAAAAATAALGAEALAAPAPAKAEKKAAKSLRILILGGTGFLGPATIEAALGRGHKVTMFNRGKTRPDLFPTVARLQGDRDPRKGEGLKSLEEGEWDVVIDNSAYYPRMVTASASLLAKRCKTYIIISSISAYKEPNPENGTETAPLAVLADAAVEDMGKEYQNYGGLKALCEQAAEKAMPGRVAVVRPGYIVGPDDASGRFAYWPVRMDRGGEIAVPGSPEDPVQIIDVRDLGAWLVRLAEDGTTGVFNATGPERRLPWGRLVDACVKATAATSTLTWIPAEFLAKQEGVEFPIWAPYLGETKGFHTWSNARAVAAGLRFRPVEATAKDTLAWYKTQEKVEKGRTRLAGPSPEGEAKLLAAWKAARK, encoded by the coding sequence ATGATTCTGACCCGACGCACCTTCCTCCAGACCGCCGCCGCCGCGGCGGCCACTGCGGCCCTGGGCGCCGAAGCCCTGGCCGCCCCTGCGCCCGCCAAGGCCGAAAAGAAGGCGGCCAAGTCCCTGCGGATCCTCATCCTGGGCGGCACGGGCTTCCTGGGCCCGGCCACCATCGAGGCGGCCCTGGGCCGGGGGCACAAGGTCACCATGTTCAACCGGGGCAAGACGCGCCCGGACCTCTTCCCCACCGTGGCGCGCCTGCAGGGGGACCGGGACCCCCGGAAGGGGGAGGGCCTCAAATCCCTGGAGGAGGGGGAGTGGGACGTGGTCATCGACAATTCGGCCTACTACCCGAGGATGGTCACCGCCTCCGCCTCCCTCCTGGCCAAGCGCTGCAAGACCTACATCATCATCTCCAGCATCTCCGCCTACAAGGAACCCAACCCCGAGAACGGCACCGAAACGGCGCCCCTGGCGGTCCTGGCCGATGCGGCGGTGGAGGACATGGGCAAGGAATACCAGAACTACGGGGGACTGAAGGCCCTGTGCGAGCAGGCCGCTGAAAAGGCCATGCCCGGCCGGGTGGCCGTGGTGCGTCCGGGGTACATCGTGGGGCCGGACGACGCCTCTGGGCGTTTCGCCTATTGGCCGGTGCGCATGGACCGGGGCGGGGAGATCGCCGTGCCCGGTTCGCCGGAGGACCCGGTCCAGATCATCGATGTGCGGGACCTGGGCGCCTGGCTCGTGCGCCTGGCGGAGGACGGCACCACGGGCGTTTTCAATGCCACGGGTCCGGAGCGCCGGCTGCCCTGGGGCCGCCTGGTGGACGCCTGCGTGAAGGCCACGGCCGCCACCTCCACCCTCACCTGGATTCCCGCCGAATTCCTGGCCAAGCAGGAGGGCGTCGAATTCCCCATCTGGGCCCCCTACCTGGGCGAAACCAAGGGCTTCCACACCTGGAGCAACGCCCGGGCGGTGGCCGCTGGCCTGCGATTCCGGCCGGTGGAGGCCACGGCCAAGGACACCCTGGCCTGGTACAAGACCCAGGAAAAGGTGGAAAAGGGCCGGACCCGTCTGGCCGGGCCCAGCCCTGAAGGGGAGGCGAAGCTCCTGGCCGCATGGAAGGCGGCCAGGAAGTGA
- a CDS encoding NTP/NDP exchange transporter — MSPSAPQRFLARLVLVRPGEGAILLLSTAYFFLLFYGYYLLRPVREAFGIARGADKLPWLMTGTMALMFLANPAFSALVSRFPRRRSIPMAYRFCGATLAAFYLAFRFLPGHGGPGLGYAFYIWLSVFNLFAVSIFWAFMADGLDQDQGRRLFGFIAMGGTLGAIAGASTTAFLAGHRVDAGTLLLVTILCLELAILCVRTLASRFGMGAGSADREPGPGLFQGIRLLAGSPYLALMALYILLYTITSTFLYMQQGAIVARTFTGAAARTAAFARIDLGVNVLTLVTQVFLSSRLIKAVGMRVVLCILPLLTLAGFGALWALPTFGTLALFQVLRRGLHYAVDRPAREVLYIPLGPGEKYKAKPFIDTFIYRAGDLLGTWTPALMAAARLPLGAVALAVSGAWVWGGVALGNLQRKR, encoded by the coding sequence ATGTCCCCCTCCGCCCCCCAGCGCTTCCTGGCCCGCCTTGTGCTCGTGCGGCCCGGGGAAGGCGCGATCCTCCTCCTCTCCACCGCCTATTTCTTCCTGCTGTTCTACGGCTACTACCTCCTGCGCCCGGTGCGGGAGGCCTTCGGCATCGCCCGGGGCGCCGACAAGCTCCCCTGGCTCATGACCGGGACCATGGCCCTCATGTTCCTGGCCAACCCGGCCTTCTCCGCCCTGGTCTCCCGCTTCCCCCGGCGGCGGTCCATTCCCATGGCCTACCGGTTTTGCGGGGCCACCCTGGCCGCCTTCTACCTGGCCTTCCGCTTCCTGCCCGGCCACGGCGGCCCCGGCCTGGGCTACGCCTTCTACATCTGGCTCAGCGTCTTCAATCTGTTCGCGGTGTCCATCTTCTGGGCCTTCATGGCCGACGGCCTGGACCAGGACCAGGGCCGGCGCCTGTTCGGCTTCATCGCCATGGGAGGCACCCTGGGCGCCATCGCCGGCGCCTCGACCACCGCCTTCCTCGCGGGCCACCGGGTGGACGCGGGAACCCTGCTCCTGGTGACCATCCTCTGCCTTGAACTGGCCATCCTGTGCGTGCGCACCCTGGCCAGCCGCTTCGGCATGGGGGCGGGCTCCGCGGACCGGGAACCGGGGCCGGGCCTCTTCCAGGGCATCCGCCTGCTGGCCGGGTCCCCCTACCTGGCCCTCATGGCCCTCTACATCCTGCTCTACACCATCACCTCCACCTTCCTGTACATGCAGCAGGGGGCGATCGTGGCCCGGACCTTCACCGGGGCCGCCGCCCGCACCGCCGCCTTCGCCCGCATCGACCTGGGGGTGAATGTCCTCACCCTCGTCACCCAGGTCTTCCTGTCCAGCCGCCTCATCAAGGCCGTGGGCATGCGGGTGGTGCTCTGCATCCTGCCCCTGCTCACCCTGGCCGGGTTCGGCGCCCTGTGGGCCCTGCCCACCTTCGGCACCCTGGCCCTCTTCCAGGTGCTGCGCCGGGGCCTCCACTACGCCGTGGACCGTCCGGCCCGGGAAGTGCTCTACATCCCCCTGGGCCCCGGGGAGAAGTACAAAGCCAAGCCCTTCATCGACACCTTCATCTACCGGGCCGGCGATCTCCTGGGCACCTGGACCCCCGCCCTCATGGCCGCCGCGAGGCTGCCCCTGGGCGCCGTGGCCCTTGCCGTCTCGGGGGCCTGGGTCTGGGGCGGCGTGGCCCTGGGAAACCTCCAACGGAAGCGCTGA
- a CDS encoding glycerophosphodiester phosphodiesterase → MTLILGHRGLSSLHLENSMTAFRAALQAGMDGFELDVQPTTDGVCCVLHDDDLGRTARCGGVLRKLRASELPELRNGEPVPRLSDALELGARLVNVELKGEPGWKQALAAVEAAEALDRVIFSSFEHSEVLQLWAACQEARCGFLWEPEEADDLDAESLEDLPETLTFHVPLSSVKKRPAFWKPHAGRLALWGLKTPRDAQALGFDPRILIVDGL, encoded by the coding sequence ATGACCCTCATCCTCGGCCACCGCGGCCTCTCCTCCCTGCACCTGGAGAATTCCATGACGGCCTTCAGGGCCGCCCTGCAGGCCGGCATGGACGGCTTCGAACTGGACGTTCAGCCCACCACCGACGGGGTGTGCTGCGTCCTGCACGACGACGACCTGGGCCGCACGGCCCGGTGCGGCGGGGTCCTGCGCAAGCTGCGGGCCTCCGAACTGCCGGAGCTCCGCAACGGCGAGCCGGTGCCCCGCCTTTCGGATGCGCTGGAACTGGGCGCCCGCCTGGTGAACGTGGAACTGAAGGGCGAACCCGGGTGGAAGCAGGCCCTAGCGGCCGTAGAGGCGGCCGAGGCCCTGGACCGGGTGATCTTCAGCAGCTTCGAGCACAGCGAGGTGCTCCAGTTGTGGGCGGCGTGCCAGGAGGCCCGCTGCGGTTTCCTGTGGGAGCCGGAGGAGGCCGATGACCTGGATGCCGAGTCCCTGGAGGACCTGCCGGAGACCCTGACCTTCCATGTGCCGCTCTCCTCGGTGAAGAAGCGCCCCGCCTTCTGGAAGCCCCATGCCGGGCGCCTGGCCCTGTGGGGCCTGAAGACCCCCCGGGACGCCCAAGCCCTCGGTTTCGACCCCCGCATCCTGATCGTCGATGGTCTCTAG